A single Papilio machaon chromosome 12, ilPapMach1.1, whole genome shotgun sequence DNA region contains:
- the LOC106713708 gene encoding tonsoku-like protein — MEEEKLLRKKKKALNGSNRRSLAEAYNDLATYYYKNNRYCDALAEYKNEASVLKELGLRMDWGTCNRMIGEMYMLLAEFDKALKYEERHLAVAKELNNLVEEQRAMATLGRIYLLQGQSSNNTEEAKTSLTAAEKAFMKSLVLCEKLNGKITKTELLDMRARLLLNIGVVQEHLGSLDKALDCINKAITICSHQDLHEILHNCYTTEALLYSNKKKDFAKALNCLNKALDVASRLENKVLKTCETLSAKADILCKMSDYQSAKQVLMKAWKLKTPDDDERENIESNLRVVAAMCYTEDLLISTDPTNHLQFKKLYEKLGDGACHLHNYAGAVEYYLKMLDHAELAGDCGKTLIPIYVSLYQTYKDMGCYNEALQYYDKEYELIKDVPKEAYTTLINIAEVSFLAKKPYAVIEKACYDARKAARDWNKKKYEIRALKYLLKYQEEYFETDGMERTKEELITLGYDDFDNVDNSEDEQSSAGGAEDTTHIGDDICLEDLTDLSDANDEDVMETKRETRKRGKGFTIKKNMKGETQLHVACISGNKLLVERLLSKGHPVNIRDNAGWLPLHEACIHGHLDVANMLIQYGANLNDKGGVNCDGITPLYDAASNGHLEVVQLLLDKGAIPSMKTDFGETPLDVLQKWRAGIILTKDEEILYKDICTKIHNFIDKTAGSALNRSKSKTPVKPIKDTTPPSTSKMSSRIKELNSPTFKRRNIIEDDSDDDLSQNIRDQTAFPSDDSNDSSEEIVKTKKKNKGVQEYRNAISALRNRSIELPEVDVIKTKPKPAFLDPNEVDDDWLDDDLGITKGRKRKLSDPITLAPKKSSFESVKESIDSLNEIEPIIDCINNTRQKKLRNDVVNVTENSSDSDIRNENISPKSYESERNISRVLNESKSRDTRDAIRRRCKRQSTLFKAGFQRRRESFDQSSNSGSDNEINHKNTKHSGKFSRHSSGENFRSNDGFNIVQSLNHNILQPLNVQPINIVQSKNGKAMQTQILPPAAVKVHVEDKVFLISLKLDTINKLTISWLVEEVTARYYKLTGVRPMFSLMTSDGAILSEDDPLSLVLASLELKTCISNWKASPAEERYLECCEALVISPSQEIQHAVGRSHTTRRIALGASTLSTLQIRPLFRALTHQTHITAVMIARNNLGDDGMKYLTDAICTMKHLSHLNVSYNNITGDGMKIFLQIFEKPTRMICQALEEIILNGNPIGDIGFKCIVKLTQYLRLKMLKLNDCKISENCMKDGLKINLDNIESIDLSNNEIKQVVVSCLMTSLSPNYIVDLELDNIGVTGNVMGCIATFMDTSKDLKIRRLGLSNCKLVDGQFMRIFRALSRAKHLHCLSLKNNLVTFITLKKLLQRQPPVPQINLEGCNDIFKFSPDSDFQVWLPAVDFGRCIPEINVTPLLKTDEERESFKLFSKTWLSCFKGRGVIEHCDGGVTKFTAR; from the exons ATGGAAGAGGAAA aaTTACTACGCAAGAAAAAGAAAGCTTTAAATGGGAGCAATAGACGCAGTTTGGCAGAGGCTTATAATGATTTAGcgacttattattataaaaataatcgctATTGCGATGCACTGGCAGAGTATAAAAATGAAGCTTCAGTACTTAAAGAACTGGGTTTACGTATGGATTGGGGTACTTGCAACCGGATGATTGGTGAAATGTACATGTTATTAGCAGAATTTGACAAAGCTCTAAAATATGAGGAGCGTCACTTAG cTGTGGCAAAGGAATTAAATAATCTAGTAGAGGAACAAAGGGCTATGGCAACCCTTGGAcgcatatatttattacagggTCAGAGCTCTAACAATACAGAAGAAGCTAAAACTTCATTGACTGCAGCTGAAAAAGCGTTCATGAAGAGTCTAGTATTATGTGAAAA GTTGAATGGAAAGATCACAAAGACTGAACTATTGGACATGAGAGCTCGGTTGTTATTAAACATTGGTGTAGTACAAGAACATCTCGGAAGTCTTGACAAGGCATTAGACTGCATTAATAAAGCTATCACAATTTGTTCACATCAGGACTTACATGAAATCCTTCACAATTGTTACACAACAGAAGCTCTATTGTAtagtaataagaaaaaagacTTTGCTAAagcattaaattgtttaaataaagcttTAGACGTTGCTAGTAGGTTGGAAAATaag gTATTGAAAACCTGTGAAACACTGTCAGCTAAAGCAGATATTCTGTGCAAGATGTCAGATTATCAAAGTGCTAAACAAGTATTAATGAAAGCTTGGAAATTGAAAACACCTGATGATGACGAGAGAGAAAACATAGAATCAAATTTACGTGTTG ttgCAGCAATGTGCTATACTGAAGATCTACTAATATCAACGGATCCAACAAATCATTTGCAATTCAAGAAACTTTATGAAAAACTTGGAGATGGTGCATGTCATCTACATAATTACGCTGGAGCTGTGgagtattatttgaaaatgttagaTCATGCTGAATTAGCCGGTGATTGTGGAAAAACTCTTATACCAATCTATGTGAG tttaTATCAAACATACAAAGACATGGGATGTTATAATGAAGCATTACAGTACTATGACAAGgaatatgaattaataaaggATGTACCAAAAGAAGCTTACACAACTCTCATTAATATTGCTGAAGTTTCATTTTTAGCTAAGAAACCATATGCGGTGATCGAAAAAGCATGTTACGATGCGAGAAAAGCT GCAAGAGattggaataaaaagaaatatgaaatacGCGCATTGAAATATCTTCTAAAGTACCAAGAGGAGTATTTCGAGACAGATGGCATGGAACGGACTAAAGAAGAATTGATAACATTGGGTTACGATGATTTTGACAACGTGGACAATTCTGAAGATGAACAGAGCTCGGCTGGTGGTGCTGAAGATACCACACATATTGGTGATGACATCTGTCTTGAAGATCTCACAG atctCTCCGATGCTAATGATGAGGATGTAATGGAAACTAAAAGAGAAACTCGGAAAAGAGGAAAAGGTTTTACTATCAAAAAGAATATGAAAGGCGAGACACAGCTGCATGTG GCATGTATATCAGGTAATAAGCTTCTAGTAGAGCGTTTGCTAAGTAAAGGTCATCCGGTGAATATACGCGACAACGCCGGGTGGTTGCCGCTGCATGAGGCCTGCATACACGGACATTTGGACGTCGCAAATATGCTAATACAATATGGCGCTAATTTAAACGATAAAGGTGGAGTTAATTGTGATG GTATAACACCATTGTATGACGCGGCAAGTAACGGTCACTTAGAAGTGGTACAATTACTGTTAGACAAGGGCGCTATACCCTCAATGAAAACTGACTTTGGTGAAACACCTTTAGatgtattacaaaaatggCGGGCGGGTATCATTCTAACAAAAGatgaagaaatattatataaagataTATGCACTAAAATACACAATTTCATAGACAAAACTGCAGGATCAGCATTAAATAGATCTAAATCTAAAACACCAGTTAAACCAATCAAAGACACAACACCTCCTAGTACTTCTAAAATGAGTAGTAGAATTAAAGAACTAAACTCACCAACGTTTAAACGACGTAATATCATTGAAGATGACAGTGATGATGATTTATCACAGAATATTCGAGATCAAACTGCATTCCCATCAGACGATTCTAATGATTCATCAGAAGAGATTGTAAAAACTAAGAAAAAGAATAAAGGTGTACAAGAATATAGAAATGCAATATCAGCATTAAGAAACCGAAGCATTGAATTACCAGAAGTAgatgttattaaaactaaaccaAAACCAGCTTTTTTAGATCCAAATGAAGTAGACGATGATTGGTTAGATGACGATTTAGGTATAACTAAAGGCaggaaaagaaaattaagcgATCCAATAACATTAGCTCCTAAGAAATCATCTTTTGAAAGTGTTAAAGAAAGTATTGATAgtcttaatgaaattgaacCAATCATAGATTGTATAAACAATACGCGACAAAAGAAATTACGTAATGATGTAGTTAATGTTACGGAAAACAGTTCAGATTCCGATATCCGAAATGAGAATATCTCACCTAAAAGTTACGAATCTGAGAGGAATATAAGTCGAGTTTTGAATGAATCAAAATCAAGAGACACGAGAGATGCTATAAGAAGACGATGTAAAAGACAGAGCACATTATTTAAAGCCGGTTTCCAAAGAAGACGTGAAAGCTTCGACCAATCTAGTAATAGTGGAAgtgataatgaaataaatcataaaaatacgaAACATTCTGGAAAATTCTCTCGACATTCATCAGGAGAAAATTTTAGAAGTAACGATGGGTTTAATATAGTACAAAGTTTGAATCATAATATATTGCAGCCATTAAATGTTCAACCTATAAATATAGTTCAGTCTAAAAACGGCAAAGCAATGCAGACACAGATATTACCACCGGCTGCTGTGAAAGTTCATGTTGAAGATAAAGTGTTCCTCATCTCATTGAAATTGGAcacgataaataaattaacaatcagCTGGCTGGTTGAGGAAGTCACAGCCAGATATTATAA GTTAACAGGAGTACGGCCGATGTTCAGTCTGATGACATCAGACGGAGCTATACTCTCAGAAGACGATCCCCTCAGCTTAGTACTTGCTTCACTTGAACTCAAGACGTGTATTAGTAATTGGAAAGCATCTCCCGCTGAAGAAAGATATTTGGAGTGCTGCGAAGCTTTAGTTATAT cacCATCACAAGAAATTCAACACGCAGTAGGCAGAAGTCATACAACACGTAGAATTGCACTCGGAGCAAGTACATTATCTACATTACAAATCCGTCCTCTTTTTAGAGCATTAACACATCAAACGCATATCACAGCTGTTATGATTGCTAGAAATAATCTCGGAGATGAtggtatgaaatatttaacagatGCCATTTGTACTATGAAACATCTATCACATCTAAATGtcagttataataatatcacTGGAGATGGAATGAAgattttcttacaaatatttgaaaaaccaACCCGAATGATTTGCCAAGCTTTGgaggaaataattttaaatggcaACCCTATCGGTGATATTGGATTTAAATGTATAGTTAAATTGACACAGTATTTAAGATTGaagatgttaaaattaaatgattgtaaaataagtgaaaattgtatgaaggacggtttaaaaattaatctagaTAATATTGAATCTAttgatttaagtaataatgaGATAAAGCAAGTTGTTGTAAGTTGTCTGATGACGTCATTAAGTCCTAATTATATAGTGGATTTGGAATTAGATAATATTGGTGTTACGGGTAATGTGATGGGTTGTATTGCAACTTTTATGGATACGTCAAAAGATTTGAAGATACGAAGATTGGGTTTGTCGAATTGCAAACTGGTTGATGGACAGTTTATGAGAATTTTTAG agCTCTTAGTCGTGCTAAGCACTTACATTGTCTAAgtctgaaaaataatttagtaacatTCATTACACTGAAGAAATTACTACAACGACAACCTCCTGTTcctcaaataaatttagagGGTTGcaatgatatatttaaattctccCCGGACTCGGATTTCCAAGTTTGGTTGCCAGCTGTTGACTTCGGAAGGTGTATACCTGAGATAAATGTTACACCGCTTCTGAAAACTGATGAAGAAAGGgaaagttttaaacttttctCTAAGACTTGGCTCAGTTGCTTCAAAGGGAGAGGGGTGATAGAACATTGTGATGGCGGCGTTACTAAATTTACAGCAAgatga